The DNA sequence GTGACGTTGTCCCAGCTCTTGCTCGTTGCCGGTGCGGCGGTGGTCTTCGCGGTGGTGCCGGGGCCGGCGGTGGTGTTCATCGTGACGCGGAGTGTTGATCAGAGTCGGCGGGCGGGGATGGCTTCGGGGCTCGGGGTGGCGTGCGGGAACCTGGTTTTGGTGGTCGCGGCTGCTTTCGGGTTGTCGGCGTTGCTGACCACGTCCGAGATCGCGTATGACGTCGTTCGCTTCGCCGGTGCTGGCTACCTCGTCTACCTCGGGGTGCGGCGGTTGCTGGACCGGTCGGTGCCGTCGGCGGCGGGGGAGGCGGCGCCGCAGCCGCTCTCGCGTCTGTTCGGGCAGGGCCTTGTCGTCGGTGTGCTGAATCCGAAGGCGGCGCTGTTCATCTTCTCGTTCCTGCCGCAGTTCGTGGTCCAGGGCCATGGCGCCGTCGCCGCGCAGATGCTCGTCCTCGGCACGCTCGTCGTCGCGATCACGCTCGTCAGCGACTGCTGTTACGCCGCGCTGGCCGGCGGCGTCGCGCAGAGCCTGCTGCGCAAGCCGAAGGTGGTGCGGCGGCAGCAGATCGTCGCCGGGTGCGTCTACATCGGGCTGGGCGTCGCGGCCGCGGTCAGCGGGCCCTCGCATGCGACCGCGAAGGCCCACTGAGCGGCGCGGGAAGCTACTTCCAGCTGTCGTTCAATGTCACCGACCCCGAAGCCCCGGTACTGGACGTCCGGTTGGCGCCGGACTCCCACTCGATCGTGCCGTCCGGATCCTTCTTGAGGTACTTGTACTCGAACGCGGTGTTCGGCGGCAGCGCCACCGCCCCGCTCCACACCGGATACCCCGCCGACGACAGCGCCACGGCGCTCGCCGTGTTCCAGCTCCCGAGCGCCGGTATCGAGCCGACGACGTAGACGTTCTGCCCGTACCACGTCGTCGCGTTGACGTTGAACGCGACGCTCACCGTCGCGGTAGCCCCGTGCCAGGTGTCGGCGAGCGACGCGGCAGAAGTCCCCGTGGCAGCGCTGTGGTTCGGATCAGGCTCCCACGTCACGTTCCCGCCGGCGTCCTTGGCGATGTACTTGTACTGAAACGCGGTGGAAGCGGGCAACGTCACCGTCGCCGACCACTGCGAACCGTTCTGCGTCAACGGAATCGCCGAACCCGGAGCCCAAGAGCCCAGAGCGGACAGTGAACCGACCAGGTAGATCGGGGCACCGGACGGAGCGCCGGTCACCGTGAAGGTCTCCGCGACCGAAGACGAAGGCGAAGAGGGAGAAGAGGAAGCAGACGTAGGCGGCGGCCCGGAGGAACCGACCACAGCATCGACATCGATAGCCACCGCATCCTTCGACGCAGTCGTCACCGTCGCCGTACCGGAAGCACTCACCACCACAGTCGGGCCGCTACAAGAACCACCCGCGAACTCCCCATGCACCACATCGCAGTACGTCCCGGCCGGCAGCCCCGTCTGGTAGCTGCTGCTCACCGCCGACCCCTCGTTGTTCACCGAGATCCACCCCGCCGACCCCCGCGAAAAGGCGATCGCGTTGTTCCCGTCGCTCCACCAGTTCCCGACGTCCAGCCCCCGCGTCACGTTGTGGAACCCGACCAGGTTCGCCACCCCCTGCTCCCGGTCCAGGCACTCCCACACCCCGGTCTCGCACACCGTCCCGGTCACGAACCCGTTGGCGTCGGCCGGCGGCGACTGGTCGTTGGTGCTGTAGTCGAACCCCGAGTACACCTGCGGTGTACTGCCCCAGCCGTACGCCAGCTCGAACTCCGTCGCCAGCGTGTACGTCGCCCCGTCCTTGTAGCTCAGCGCCGTCCCGTTCCGCTCCAGATCGTGGTTGGTGACCATGACCGCGTCCGACGCCGACGGCTCGAACCCCTGCCCGAAGTTCTGCAGACCGCTGATCGACCCGAGGAACGCGCTCCGGATCCCGTACGCGTAGTCGAACCCCAGCACGTTCCCGTTCCCCTCGAACGCCGCCGGCGCCAACGCCCCGCTCCCGCCGGGCATCACCTCCTGGTACACGTACGGCCGCACCCCGGCGTTCGTGTTGTTCGTCTGTGCCAGGATCGCGGCCATGTCGGCCTGCGCGATGTGCTTGGCCGAGTCCATCCGGAACCCGTCGACGCCGTACCCCTCCAGCTTGTTCAGGTACCCGGCGAGCTTGCCGCGCACGGAGTCCTGCTCGGTGTACAAATCCGACAGCGACAGCAGCTGGCACTCCTGCACCTGCGTGGCGTTGTTCCAGTCCTTAATGCTCAGATCCGAGTTCGGGCACGGCGGATCGAAGTGGAAGTTCGAGCTCGTGTACCCGATCGACCCGTACGTGTACGTCGCCGGGTTGAACGAGTCCCCGCCGTAGGAGTCGGTGGAGGTCTGGTTCGACCCGGCGGTGTGGTTCAACACCGCGTCCACGTACACCTTCACCCCGGCGGCGTGGCAGGCGGAGACCATCGAGGCGAACTGCGCCTCGCTGCCCATCCGGCTGTTCAGGTCGTACCCGACCGGCTGGTACACGTCCCACCAGGCGTGCGTGGCCCCGGCCAGCCGGATCGAGTCCTGCGGCGGCGCGACCTGCACCGCGCCGTAGCCCTTGGGTCCGAGCACCGTGGTGCACTCGGTGGCGACCGAGGGCCAGTTCCATTCGAAGAGGTTGGCGATGACGTCGTTCGACGACCCAGCGGGCGCCGTGGACGAGGTGGACGAGCTCCGGAGAGGGGTGCTGAGCGAGGTGCTGAAAGCGACGGCGCCGGCGACCAGCACCCCGGCCGCGGTAAGGGCGGCCAGGCCGGAGGACCGGGCGCGGGCGCGCGTCCGTGGGGACGAACTCATGGCGGATGAGCCTTTCGACATCGTCGAGAACCGGACAGGAAGGCAAGGCCGCGGCCGCTGACCTGGAGACGCACCACGAAGAGTGCGCCAGGCCACGGACTGAGTCAACGCTCTTGCGTCAACTTTCTGAAACTTGCAAGAGATCTTGCCGACGGCCGCAGGTCATCACGACGAGACCGCGCTCCGCAGGGCTCTGATTGCAAGAGGCGTAAGGGGCGCGGCCGCACGGCGCCACGTGCGCGAGCTGTCGAAACAGATCGTCGAAGCGCTTCGCCACAATCAACGCTACCGCGGGTTCGAGGATCAGCAGTGGATTCAGCCGCCAACGCACTCTTGTGCCTCTCCTGATGCTGCCTTAACCTCAACGCAACGTTGAAGCGCTTCGACAATCCTTCGACAACCCACGCGAATTCAGGTACTTCAGGTACGTCCGTTTCGATGGAGGGGTCCCATGGCGAGATCGACTGTCTTCTCCCGCCGCCAGGTGTTCAGGACGTCCGCGGCCCTCGGCGGCGCGATAGCCGCCGCGCCGCTGCTGTCGGCGTGCGGCTCCGGCAAGGCCGCGGTCAAGGAAAGCGGCGCCGCGGCGCCCAGCACCGTCAAGTCGGTCCTGCCGACCTACAAGGCCTCGACCCTGGTCACCCCCGACATCCCGCCGGTGACCGGAGCGAACGGCGCGGCCAGCGACCCCGGCTTCCTGGCGTTCCCGGCGACCCCGGCGAAGTCCGTGACCGGCCCGGTCGGCTCCGGCGGCAGCTACCAGGCGGTCACGCCGCTGTGGGGGTCGGTGCCGCCGGCGGGCAACAGCTACTACACGGCCGTGAACCAGGCCATCGGCGCGACCCTGACCGACAGCCCGTCGGACGGCACCACCTACGCCACGATGCTCGCGACCCGCTTCGCCTCCGGCAACATCCCGGACTGGCTGGACGTCCCGGGCTGGAACACCCAGGGGATCCAGAACTTCGCCGAGGGCGTCGACAAGTTCTTCAAAGACCTGACGCCGTACCTGGCCGGCGACAAGGTGCTGGACTATCCGAACCTCGCGGCCATCCCGACCGGCGGCTGGCAGGCAGGGGTCTGGAACGGCAAGCTCTACGGCATCCCGCTGTGGACCTCGGCCGGCCTGTTCGCCGGCCTGCTCTACTACCGCGGCGACCTCTTTGCGAGCGCCGGCATCGACGCCTCGACCATCACCTCCGCCGACAAGCTCTTCGAGCTCGGCAAGGAGCTCACCGACACCGCCAAGGGCCAGTACGCGTTCGACGACCTCGGCGTCTACCTCTTCCAGGTCTTCAACATCACGTCCGCCACCACCGGCACCGGCTTCAAGGCCGACTCGACCGGCAAGCTGATCAGCAAGTACGAGCAGCCCGAGTTCCTGGAATACCTGGCCTTCGCCAACAAGCTCGCCAAGAGCGGCTACATGCACCCCGACGCGCTGTCCGGCGACGCCTCCAAGGCCGACAACCGGTTCTGGGCCGGCAAGAGCGTCATCTCCGCCGGCGGCACCGGGGCGTGGAACAAGGCCGACGCGCTCAGCGGCGTCGCGGCCAACCCGAGCTACATCCGCCAGGGCTTCAAGGTCTTCTCCTTCGACGGCAGCACCCCGACCATCGGACTCGGCGCCGGCGCCGGCATGTTCTCGTACCTGAACAAGAAGCTCACCGACGCCCAGGTCAAGGAGCTGCTACGGATCGCGGACTACCTGGCCGCGCCGTTCGGCACCGAGGAATACCTGGTGTCCCGGTACGGCAAGGAAGGCACCACCTACACCGTCACCTCCGCCGGGCCCGCGCTCAACGACGAGGGCAACAAGATCGTCACCGACACCTACGACCAGCTCGCCAACTGCCAGGCGATCACCTTCAACTCCGGGTACAACCAGATCACCAAGGACTACGCCGCCTGGCAGGCCGATGCCGTACAGCACGCCTACAAGCCGATGTTCTACGCCATGAACATCACCGAGCCGCAGCAGACCGCGAAGGCCACCACGGCGCTGGAGTCGGTCATCACCGACGTGAAGTACGGCCGCAAGTCCGTCGCGGACTACCAGACCGCGCTGAGCAGCTGGGTCACCAACGCGGGCGACCCGCTGCGCACGTTCTACGACGGCATCGTCAAACAGTACGGGACGGGCATCTGAGGCCGGTCGACAGGCATCCGGTATCGGCCGACAGATGTCCGAGACACCCGCTGACAGGCATCTGCGACACCGGCTAAGCGCTCACCGACCGCGCGAACTCCAAGGCGCGCGCCACGTGATGCGCCCCGCCCCCCTCGTGACCGTTGTACGGGTAGACCTCGATCTCCTTCGGCCCCGCGTAGTGGTTGAAGGAGGCGAAGACGGTCGAGGGCGGGCAGATGTCGTCCATCAGCGCCACCGAGTACAGCGCCGGGGCGGTGGCGCGCGCTGCGAAGTTCGTGCCGTCGACGGAGGAGATGGTGTCGAAGACGCGGTCCACCTTGTCCCGGTGGACCTTGCAGAACTCGGCGATCTCCTTGTAGGGGGTGCAGTCGGTGATCTCGGTCGCGTGGCGGATGTGCTGCATGAACGGGACGTCGGTGACGACCCCGGCGAGGTCGCCGACCAGGCCGGCGACGGCCAGCGCGATACCGCCGCCCTGGCTGCCGCCGGCGACCAGGACGCGGGCCGGGTCGACGGCCGGATGCGTGCGAGCGGCCTCGACCGCGCGCACGGCGTCGGTGTAGAGCCGCCGGTAGTAGTAGGTGTCGCGATCCAGCACGCCGCGCGTGGCGAAGCCGGGGAAGGAGTTGCCGGCCGGCCCGTCGTCCGGGGTGTCGCCGACCTGCCAGGCGCTGCCCTGGCCGCGCGTGTCCATGGTCAGGTGCGCGTAGCCGGCGCTGGCCCACACCAGCCGCTCGTGCGGCAGGCCGCGGCCGCCGCCGTAGCCGACGAACTCGACGATGGTCGGCAGCGGCCCGGTCGCGCTGGCCGGTCGTACCAGCCAGCCCTTCACCGGCTGGCCGCCGAAGCCGTGGAAGGTCACGTCCTCGACCGCGACTGTGGTCAGCCGCGTTTCCACGGGCTCGAACCGCGCCCCGAGGCCGGTCTCGCGCGCCTCGGCCAGGGTCGCGGCCCAGAAGGCGTCGAAGTCGGCGGGCTCGGTGCGCGCGGGGAGGTAGTCGCGGAGTTCTTTCAAGGTCATGTCGACGAAGGCCATGAGCGAGAACGCTAGTGTCGAACGTGTTCGCTGTCATCGTCGGGAGTCCGGCGCCCCCGTGTTCCGAGAGGGTCAGCTCATGATCAGGGAGAGTTACCTCGCGGCAGCCGAAGCGGCGGCGAACCTGCTGGCGCACCCGGCCGTGGCCCAGGCCTGGGACGAGCCTAGCGCCCTGGCCGGCTACACCGTCAGCGGATTGGCGGGCCATCTGGCAGGCCAGGTCAACGTGGTCGCCAAGGTGCTGGACGGCTCCGACCTCGACCCCGCCACCGAGCCGGTCGCCGCGCTGGACCACCTGCTCAACGCCAGGTGGCTCAACGCCGAGCCGGACGGCGAGGTCCACCTCACGATCAGGGCCAGCGGTGCGCAGTACGCGGAGGTCGGCCCGAAGCTGTTGGCCGAGCAGACCGCTGACGTGCTCGACCGCCTGCGCCGGGACCTGCCGGGTCAGCCGGAGCGGCGGCTGGTGCAGTTCCCGTGGGGCCCGCCCGCGTTGCTGCTGGACGACCTTCTGCTCAACCGGATGATGGAGCTTGTCGTCCACCTCGACGACCTCGCGGTCAGCGTCGCGGTGCCGGCGCCTGGGCTGCCGGTCGCGGCGACGGACGCCGTCATCGGCCTGCTCGCCGCGGTCGCTGCTCGCAAGCACGGCCCCGGGGCGCTGATTCGTGCGCTGAGCCGTGCCGAGCGCGCGTCGGGGTCGATCACCGCCTTCTGATCGGCGCCGTCTGACCGCTGCCTCCCGACAGCCGCGTTCTGCAAAGTTTCCGCCAGGTGTTGTTTCGTGCATCGGCACGCCCTTACGATGACGCATCATTGAAGCGCTTCGACAACGTCGACAAGCATCGACGATGAGTCGGTGATCGGGTTGGCGTCGGAGGTCGAAGCGCTTCGATCGAGCGCACCCGAAGACCCGAAGGGGGTCCTGTGAAGTTCACCGACGGCTACTGGATGATGCGGCCGGGCGTCCAGGCGTCCTATCCCGCCCAGGTGCTCGACGGGCAGATCGGGCCGGACTCGCTGGTCGTGCACGCCCCCTGCTACCGCTTCCGCGACCGCGACGACCTGCTGCGCGGCCCGGCGCTGACGGTGGCGTTCGCCGCGCCGCTGCCGGACGTGGTCCGGGTGACCGTCACGCACTTCGCCGGGCAGGACCGCAAGCCGGACTTCGTGCTGGTGGAGGGGGAGCCCGAGACCCCGGTGATCGTCGAGGACGACGACGCGCTGAGTTTCACCTCCGGCGCGCTGACGGCCCGGATCGCCAAGGGGCCGCGCTGGAGCCTGGACTTCCTGGCCGAGGGCCGGCGCCTGACCGGCAGCGGGACCAAGGCGATGGCCGCGATCGACACCGCCGAGGGCGGGCACTTCGTCCGCGAGCAGCTGGACCTGGCGGTCGACGCCTTCGTCTACGGCCTCGGCGAGCGCTTCGGTCCGCTGGTGAAGAACGGCCAGTCCGTGGACAGCTGGAACGCCGACGGCGGCACGGCCAGCGAGCAGGCGTATAAGAACGTCCCGTTCTTCCTGACCAACGCAGGCTACGGCGTGTTCGTCAACCACCCCGGCCGGGTCTCCTTCGAGGTGGCCTCCGAGTCGGTGGCGCGGGCCCAGTTCAGCGTCGAGGGCCAGAGCCTGGAGTACTTCCTCATCTACGGCCCCACGCCCCGGGAGATCCTGCGCAAGTACACCGCGCTGACCGGCCGGCCGCCCCGGGTTCCGGCCTGGTCCTACGGACTGTGGCTGTCCACGTCCTTCACCACCGACTACGACGAGGCGACCGTCGGGGCGTTCATCGACGAGATGGTGCGGCGCGACCTGCCGCTGTCGGTGTTCCACTTCGACTCGTTCTGGATGCGCGAGTTCAACTGGTGCGACTTCGAGTGGGATCCGCGTACCTTCCCCGACCCGCGCGGGATGCTGGAGCGGCTGAAAGCCCGCGGCCTGCGCGTATGCGTGTGGATCAACCCTTACATAGCCCAGCGCTCGCCGTTGTTCGCCGAGGCCAAGGCGGCCGGGTACCTGCTGCGGCGGCCCAACGGCGACGTGTGGCAGTGGGACCTGTGGCAGCCGGGCCTGGCGGTCGTCGACTTCACCAACCCCGAGGCCCGGCAGTGGTACGCGGGCAAGCTGGACGCGCTGGTCGAGATGGGCGTGGACTGCTTCAAATCAGACTTCGGCGAGCGCATCCCGACCGATGTGGTCTACGCCGACGGCTCCGATCCGGAGCGCGTGCACAACCTGTACGCGTACTACTACAACCAGACCGTCTTCGAGCTGCTGCGCAAGCGGCGCGGCGAGGGTGAGGCGCTGGTCTTCGCCCGCTCGGCGACGGTCGGCTCGCAGCAGTTCCCGGTGCACTGGGGCGGCGACTGCGAGTCGACGTTCGAGGCGATGGCCGAGAGCCTGCGCGGCGGGCTCTCGCTGGGCTTGTCGGGCTTCGGGTACTGGAGCCACGACATCGGCGGCTTCGAGGGCACGCCGGATCCGGCGGTGTTCAAGCGCTGGATCGCCTTCGGGCTGCTGTCCTCGCACAGCCGGCTGCACGGCCACGAGTCCTACCGCGTCCCCTGGTTGTTCGACGAGGAGGCGGTGGACGTGCTGCGGCACTTCACCAAGCTCAAGGCCCGGCTGATGCCGTACCTGCTCCAGAGCGCGGAGCAGGCGGTCGGCAGCGGCGTGCCGGTGATGCGGGCGATGGTGCTGGAGTTCCCCGACGACCCGGCGTGCACGCACCTGGAGCGGCAGTACATGCTCGGCGACGACCTGCTGGTC is a window from the Catenulispora sp. EB89 genome containing:
- a CDS encoding LysE family translocator yields the protein MVTLSQLLLVAGAAVVFAVVPGPAVVFIVTRSVDQSRRAGMASGLGVACGNLVLVVAAAFGLSALLTTSEIAYDVVRFAGAGYLVYLGVRRLLDRSVPSAAGEAAPQPLSRLFGQGLVVGVLNPKAALFIFSFLPQFVVQGHGAVAAQMLVLGTLVVAITLVSDCCYAALAGGVAQSLLRKPKVVRRQQIVAGCVYIGLGVAAAVSGPSHATAKAH
- a CDS encoding carbohydrate-binding module family 20 domain-containing protein, whose amino-acid sequence is MSSSPRTRARARSSGLAALTAAGVLVAGAVAFSTSLSTPLRSSSTSSTAPAGSSNDVIANLFEWNWPSVATECTTVLGPKGYGAVQVAPPQDSIRLAGATHAWWDVYQPVGYDLNSRMGSEAQFASMVSACHAAGVKVYVDAVLNHTAGSNQTSTDSYGGDSFNPATYTYGSIGYTSSNFHFDPPCPNSDLSIKDWNNATQVQECQLLSLSDLYTEQDSVRGKLAGYLNKLEGYGVDGFRMDSAKHIAQADMAAILAQTNNTNAGVRPYVYQEVMPGGSGALAPAAFEGNGNVLGFDYAYGIRSAFLGSISGLQNFGQGFEPSASDAVMVTNHDLERNGTALSYKDGATYTLATEFELAYGWGSTPQVYSGFDYSTNDQSPPADANGFVTGTVCETGVWECLDREQGVANLVGFHNVTRGLDVGNWWSDGNNAIAFSRGSAGWISVNNEGSAVSSSYQTGLPAGTYCDVVHGEFAGGSCSGPTVVVSASGTATVTTASKDAVAIDVDAVVGSSGPPPTSASSSPSSPSSSVAETFTVTGAPSGAPIYLVGSLSALGSWAPGSAIPLTQNGSQWSATVTLPASTAFQYKYIAKDAGGNVTWEPDPNHSAATGTSAASLADTWHGATATVSVAFNVNATTWYGQNVYVVGSIPALGSWNTASAVALSSAGYPVWSGAVALPPNTAFEYKYLKKDPDGTIEWESGANRTSSTGASGSVTLNDSWK
- a CDS encoding acetylxylan esterase, whose translation is MAFVDMTLKELRDYLPARTEPADFDAFWAATLAEARETGLGARFEPVETRLTTVAVEDVTFHGFGGQPVKGWLVRPASATGPLPTIVEFVGYGGGRGLPHERLVWASAGYAHLTMDTRGQGSAWQVGDTPDDGPAGNSFPGFATRGVLDRDTYYYRRLYTDAVRAVEAARTHPAVDPARVLVAGGSQGGGIALAVAGLVGDLAGVVTDVPFMQHIRHATEITDCTPYKEIAEFCKVHRDKVDRVFDTISSVDGTNFAARATAPALYSVALMDDICPPSTVFASFNHYAGPKEIEVYPYNGHEGGGAHHVARALEFARSVSA
- a CDS encoding maleylpyruvate isomerase N-terminal domain-containing protein; its protein translation is MIRESYLAAAEAAANLLAHPAVAQAWDEPSALAGYTVSGLAGHLAGQVNVVAKVLDGSDLDPATEPVAALDHLLNARWLNAEPDGEVHLTIRASGAQYAEVGPKLLAEQTADVLDRLRRDLPGQPERRLVQFPWGPPALLLDDLLLNRMMELVVHLDDLAVSVAVPAPGLPVAATDAVIGLLAAVAARKHGPGALIRALSRAERASGSITAF
- the yicI gene encoding alpha-xylosidase; the encoded protein is MKFTDGYWMMRPGVQASYPAQVLDGQIGPDSLVVHAPCYRFRDRDDLLRGPALTVAFAAPLPDVVRVTVTHFAGQDRKPDFVLVEGEPETPVIVEDDDALSFTSGALTARIAKGPRWSLDFLAEGRRLTGSGTKAMAAIDTAEGGHFVREQLDLAVDAFVYGLGERFGPLVKNGQSVDSWNADGGTASEQAYKNVPFFLTNAGYGVFVNHPGRVSFEVASESVARAQFSVEGQSLEYFLIYGPTPREILRKYTALTGRPPRVPAWSYGLWLSTSFTTDYDEATVGAFIDEMVRRDLPLSVFHFDSFWMREFNWCDFEWDPRTFPDPRGMLERLKARGLRVCVWINPYIAQRSPLFAEAKAAGYLLRRPNGDVWQWDLWQPGLAVVDFTNPEARQWYAGKLDALVEMGVDCFKSDFGERIPTDVVYADGSDPERVHNLYAYYYNQTVFELLRKRRGEGEALVFARSATVGSQQFPVHWGGDCESTFEAMAESLRGGLSLGLSGFGYWSHDIGGFEGTPDPAVFKRWIAFGLLSSHSRLHGHESYRVPWLFDEEAVDVLRHFTKLKARLMPYLLQSAEQAVGSGVPVMRAMVLEFPDDPACTHLERQYMLGDDLLVAPVFTADGTVRYYVPEGTWTHLLTGDKLVGPRWAAEQHGFDSVPLLARPGSVIPIGAVDDGPEYDYAAGVTLRVFELDDGAEVSTAIPAADGTVLATFTTTRKGREIRVTSSGGARDWRVQLSGAEAVQAEGDTVVLTLGA